The following proteins are encoded in a genomic region of Streptomyces sp. NBC_01723:
- a CDS encoding putative bifunctional diguanylate cyclase/phosphodiesterase, giving the protein MEPTESAAAGSRLRLRRMTDAWHAGRWVGLRAGGALYPAASVRGSVPPVPGHAPGLSGAESERHPSWPALPAAVVATAAFVLGAGFYRAFTGGHALFPDGTAGWSLAVLAGVVVGHLVMLGRSRWWGGTGSGAALTLAVLLLYGWLPAGMVSLTVVVLVGIARRGRWRQGVLHGAVDLLGVAAGALLLGVCGSVPSVEEPWDPNTWGVYAAPKVVLVAAAYLAVTRGLLWYLQTPRPGLSTVARTALVRHGLVAVALLGIAPLICVVAVAKPLLLPLFAIPLIALDSTLWIARARAEEQLRDPLTGLPNRQWLLERTWTALDDAERIGARTALMLIDLDRFRSVNDTLGHLAGDRLLLQTADRLRQALPRGAEAARLGGDEFAVLLPVADSTTSATRIARGLVAALSSPMDLDGLTLVLEASAGVAVFPDHALDAEGLLRRADVAMYQAKRDRTGVEVYESKRDSNTPDRLGLLGDLRRALDAHEVQLHYQPKVRFDGQVAGLEALVRWVHPERGKVPPDEFIAIAESSGLMPHLTEYVLETALEQVAQWRSQGLFVPVAVNVSPRDVHTPGFAGSVAARLARHGVPAGALQLEITEHVLLEDPQRAADTLNALTGHGVKMSLDDFGTGYSSLVHLRRLPVSELKIDRSFVARLAVDAEDAAIVRCTVDLAHSLGLLVVAEGVEDDETWEGLRDLGCDAVQGWLVAAAMPPEETTAWLRARGSRGWQRPAPALPAAAGDDPGRAG; this is encoded by the coding sequence ATGGAACCGACCGAGAGCGCCGCCGCGGGCTCACGGCTGCGCCTGCGTCGCATGACGGACGCGTGGCACGCGGGCCGGTGGGTGGGGCTACGCGCGGGTGGTGCCCTCTATCCCGCGGCGAGCGTCCGCGGATCGGTGCCGCCGGTCCCGGGCCACGCCCCCGGCCTGTCCGGCGCCGAGAGCGAACGGCACCCGTCCTGGCCCGCGTTGCCCGCGGCCGTCGTCGCGACCGCCGCCTTCGTGCTGGGCGCCGGGTTCTACCGGGCGTTCACCGGCGGCCACGCCCTCTTCCCGGACGGCACCGCCGGGTGGTCCCTCGCCGTACTGGCCGGCGTCGTCGTCGGCCACCTCGTCATGCTCGGCCGCTCCCGCTGGTGGGGCGGTACCGGCTCCGGCGCCGCCCTCACCCTCGCCGTCCTGCTGCTGTACGGCTGGCTTCCGGCCGGCATGGTCAGCCTCACCGTCGTCGTCCTGGTCGGCATAGCCCGCCGGGGCCGCTGGCGGCAGGGCGTCCTGCACGGCGCGGTGGACCTCCTCGGCGTCGCCGCGGGCGCCCTGCTGCTGGGCGTCTGCGGCTCCGTACCGTCGGTGGAGGAGCCCTGGGACCCCAACACCTGGGGCGTGTACGCGGCGCCCAAGGTGGTGCTCGTCGCCGCCGCCTATCTCGCCGTCACCCGCGGCCTGTTGTGGTACCTCCAGACGCCCCGCCCCGGTCTGAGCACCGTTGCCCGCACCGCCCTGGTCAGGCACGGCCTGGTCGCCGTCGCCCTGCTCGGCATAGCCCCGCTGATCTGCGTCGTCGCCGTCGCCAAGCCGCTGCTGCTGCCGCTGTTCGCCATCCCGCTGATCGCCCTCGACTCCACCCTGTGGATCGCCCGCGCCCGCGCCGAGGAACAGCTCCGCGACCCCCTCACCGGACTGCCCAACCGGCAGTGGCTCCTGGAGCGGACCTGGACCGCGCTGGACGACGCCGAGCGCATCGGCGCCCGCACCGCCCTGATGCTGATCGACCTCGACCGCTTCCGTTCGGTCAACGACACCCTCGGCCACCTCGCCGGCGACCGGCTGCTGCTTCAGACCGCCGACCGGCTGCGGCAGGCCCTTCCGCGCGGGGCGGAGGCCGCGCGGCTCGGCGGCGACGAGTTCGCCGTCTTACTGCCCGTCGCCGACTCCACCACGTCGGCGACCCGGATCGCCCGGGGACTCGTCGCCGCGCTCAGCTCCCCGATGGACCTGGACGGACTCACCCTCGTCCTGGAGGCCAGCGCCGGCGTCGCCGTCTTCCCCGACCACGCGCTGGACGCCGAAGGACTGCTGCGCCGCGCCGACGTGGCGATGTACCAGGCCAAGCGGGACCGTACGGGCGTGGAGGTCTACGAGTCCAAGCGGGACTCCAACACCCCGGACCGCCTCGGCCTGCTGGGCGACCTGCGCCGGGCCCTGGACGCCCACGAGGTCCAGCTCCACTACCAGCCCAAGGTGCGGTTCGACGGACAGGTCGCCGGCCTGGAGGCGCTGGTCCGGTGGGTGCACCCCGAGCGCGGCAAGGTCCCGCCGGACGAGTTCATAGCGATCGCCGAGTCCTCCGGGCTGATGCCCCACCTCACCGAGTACGTGCTGGAGACGGCGCTCGAACAGGTCGCCCAGTGGCGCTCGCAGGGACTCTTCGTGCCGGTCGCGGTCAACGTCTCCCCGCGCGACGTCCACACCCCCGGCTTCGCGGGCTCGGTGGCCGCCCGGCTGGCCCGGCACGGAGTCCCCGCGGGAGCGCTCCAACTGGAGATCACCGAGCACGTCCTCCTCGAGGACCCGCAGCGCGCCGCCGACACCCTCAACGCGCTGACCGGGCACGGCGTGAAGATGTCCCTGGACGACTTCGGCACCGGCTACTCCTCCCTCGTCCATCTGCGCAGGCTCCCGGTCAGCGAGCTGAAGATCGACCGCTCGTTCGTGGCCCGGCTGGCCGTGGATGCCGAGGACGCGGCCATCGTGCGCTGCACCGTCGACCTCGCCCACTCGCTCGGCCTGCTCGTCGTCGCCGAGGGCGTCGAGGACGACGAGACCTGGGAGGGCCTGCGCGACCTGGGCTGCGACGCCGTACAGGGGTGGCTGGTCGCGGCGGCGATGCCGCCGGAGGAGACGACGGCGTGGCTGCGGGCGCGGGGGTCGCGGGGGTGGCAGCGGCCCGCGCCGGCGCTGCCGGCTGCCGCCGGGGACGACCCGGGGCGGGCCGGGTAG
- the gatC gene encoding Asp-tRNA(Asn)/Glu-tRNA(Gln) amidotransferase subunit GatC, giving the protein MPGITREEVAHLARLARLELKPEELEHFAGQLDDIIGAVARVSEVADQDVPPTSHPLPLTNVMRPDEVRPSLTPEQALSGAPAQEQQRFKVPQILGEE; this is encoded by the coding sequence ATGCCTGGCATCACGCGCGAGGAGGTCGCCCACCTCGCCCGGCTGGCGCGTCTGGAGCTGAAGCCCGAAGAGCTAGAGCACTTCGCGGGACAGCTCGACGACATCATCGGCGCGGTCGCCCGCGTCAGCGAGGTCGCCGACCAAGACGTACCGCCGACCTCGCACCCGCTCCCGCTGACGAACGTCATGCGGCCGGACGAGGTCCGTCCGTCGCTCACGCCCGAGCAGGCGCTCTCCGGCGCCCCGGCCCAGGAGCAGCAGCGTTTCAAGGTGCCGCAGATCCTGGGGGAGGAGTAA
- the gatA gene encoding Asp-tRNA(Asn)/Glu-tRNA(Gln) amidotransferase subunit GatA: MSDIIRLTAAEIAAKIAAGELTAVQVTEAHLARIEAVDEKVHAFLHVDREGALAQAREVDAKRERGEKLGPLAGVPLALKDIFTTEGIPTTVGSKILEGWIPPYDATVTKRLKAADVVILGKTNMDEFAMGSSTENSAYGPTGNPWDLTKIPGGSGGGSSAALAAFQAPLAIGTDTGGSIRQPAAVTGTVGVKPTYGGVSRYGMVAFSSSLDQGGPCARTVLDAALLHEVIAGHDPMDSTSVDAPVPAVVEAARNGSVGGMRVGVVKQFRGEGYQAGVIQRFDESVELLKSLGAEIVELDCPSFDLALSAYYLIAPSECSSNLARFDGLRYGLRTGDDGTHSAEEVTSLTREAGFGPEVKRRIMLGTYALSSGYYDAYYGSAQKVRTLIKQEFERAFEQVDVIVSPTTPTTAFPIGERADDPMAMYLADLCTIPTNLAGNAAMSLPCGLAPEDNLPVGLQIIAPAMKDDRLYKVGAAVEAAFVEQWGHPLIEEAPSL, encoded by the coding sequence ATGAGCGACATCATCAGGCTCACCGCGGCCGAGATCGCCGCGAAGATCGCCGCCGGCGAGCTGACCGCCGTCCAGGTCACCGAGGCCCACCTGGCCCGCATCGAGGCCGTCGACGAGAAGGTGCACGCCTTCCTGCACGTGGACCGCGAGGGCGCGCTGGCCCAGGCCCGCGAGGTCGACGCCAAGCGCGAGCGCGGCGAGAAGCTCGGCCCGCTGGCCGGCGTCCCCCTCGCGCTGAAGGACATCTTCACCACCGAGGGCATCCCGACCACCGTCGGCTCGAAGATCCTCGAAGGCTGGATCCCGCCGTACGACGCGACCGTCACCAAGCGCCTCAAGGCCGCCGACGTCGTCATCCTCGGCAAGACCAACATGGACGAGTTCGCCATGGGGTCCTCCACCGAGAACAGCGCCTACGGCCCCACCGGCAACCCCTGGGACCTCACCAAGATCCCCGGCGGTTCCGGAGGTGGCTCCTCCGCCGCCCTCGCCGCCTTCCAGGCCCCGCTCGCCATCGGCACCGACACCGGCGGTTCCATCCGCCAGCCCGCGGCCGTCACCGGCACGGTCGGCGTCAAGCCGACCTACGGCGGCGTCTCCCGCTACGGCATGGTGGCCTTCTCCTCCTCCCTCGACCAGGGCGGCCCCTGCGCCCGCACGGTCCTGGACGCGGCCCTGCTGCACGAGGTGATCGCCGGGCACGACCCGATGGACTCCACCTCCGTCGACGCCCCGGTCCCCGCGGTCGTCGAGGCCGCCCGCAACGGCAGCGTCGGGGGCATGCGCGTCGGCGTCGTCAAGCAGTTCCGCGGCGAGGGCTACCAGGCCGGCGTCATCCAGCGCTTCGACGAGTCCGTCGAGCTGCTGAAGTCGCTGGGCGCCGAGATCGTCGAGCTGGACTGCCCGTCCTTCGACCTGGCGCTGTCGGCGTACTACCTGATCGCGCCGTCCGAGTGCTCGTCCAACCTCGCCCGCTTCGACGGCCTGCGCTACGGCCTGCGGACCGGCGACGACGGCACGCACTCCGCCGAGGAGGTCACCTCCCTGACCCGCGAGGCCGGCTTCGGCCCCGAGGTCAAGCGCCGCATCATGCTCGGCACGTACGCCCTGTCGAGCGGGTACTACGACGCCTACTACGGCAGCGCGCAGAAGGTCCGCACCCTCATCAAGCAGGAGTTCGAGCGGGCCTTCGAGCAGGTCGACGTGATCGTCTCCCCGACGACCCCGACCACCGCCTTCCCGATCGGCGAGCGCGCCGACGACCCGATGGCGATGTACCTGGCCGACCTGTGCACCATCCCCACCAACCTGGCGGGCAACGCGGCCATGTCGCTGCCCTGCGGCCTCGCCCCCGAGGACAACCTGCCGGTGGGTCTGCAGATCATCGCCCCCGCCATGAAGGACGACCGCCTGTACAAGGTCGGCGCCGCCGTAGAGGCCGCCTTCGTGGAACAGTGGGGCCACCCGCTGATCGAGGAGGCACCGTCGCTGTGA
- the gatB gene encoding Asp-tRNA(Asn)/Glu-tRNA(Gln) amidotransferase subunit GatB yields MTTTTDLVSYEDALASYDPVMGLEVHVELGTKTKMFCGCSTALGADPNTQTCPVCLGMPGALPVVNATGVESAIRIGLALNCEIAEWCRFARKNYFYPDMPKNFQTSQYDEPIAFDGYLDVQLEDGETFRVQIERAHMEEDTGKSTHVGGATGRIHGASHSLLDYNRAGIPLIEIVTKPIEGAGERAPEVARAYVRELRELIRALGVSEARMEMGQMRCDVNLSLRPHGREKFGTRSETKNVNSLRSVERAARFEIQRHAAVLNDGGTIVQETRHFHEDTGSTTSGRVKEEAEDYRYFPEPDLVPVAPTRAWVEEIRSTLPELPLVRRNRLREEWGISGNDMQSILNAGALDPIVATIDAGADATSARKWWMGELARSANESGKGLDELAITPVQVARVAELVTKGDLNDKLARQVILGVLAGEGTPDEVVDKRGLKVVSDEGALTAAVDDAIAGNPGVADKIRGGKVAAAGALVGAVMKATRGQADAARVKELILEKLGVAEG; encoded by the coding sequence GTGACCACCACGACCGACCTGGTGTCGTACGAGGACGCACTCGCGTCGTACGACCCCGTCATGGGCCTCGAGGTCCATGTCGAACTCGGCACCAAGACCAAGATGTTCTGCGGCTGTTCGACCGCGCTCGGCGCCGACCCGAACACCCAGACCTGTCCCGTCTGCCTCGGCATGCCCGGCGCCCTCCCGGTCGTCAACGCGACCGGCGTCGAGTCGGCGATCCGGATCGGTCTCGCGCTGAACTGCGAGATCGCCGAGTGGTGCCGATTCGCCCGGAAGAACTACTTCTATCCGGACATGCCGAAGAACTTCCAGACCTCCCAGTACGACGAGCCGATCGCCTTCGACGGCTACCTCGACGTGCAACTGGAGGACGGCGAAACCTTCCGCGTCCAGATCGAGCGCGCCCACATGGAGGAGGACACCGGCAAGTCGACACACGTCGGTGGCGCGACGGGCCGTATCCACGGCGCCTCGCACTCCCTGCTCGACTACAACCGCGCCGGCATCCCGCTCATCGAGATCGTCACCAAGCCGATCGAGGGAGCGGGCGAGCGCGCCCCCGAGGTCGCCCGGGCCTACGTCCGTGAGCTGCGCGAGCTGATCCGTGCCCTCGGCGTGTCCGAGGCCCGCATGGAGATGGGCCAGATGCGCTGCGACGTCAACCTGTCGCTGCGCCCGCACGGCCGGGAGAAGTTCGGCACCCGCAGCGAGACCAAGAACGTCAACTCGCTGCGTTCCGTGGAGCGCGCGGCCCGCTTCGAGATCCAGCGGCACGCCGCCGTGCTCAACGACGGCGGCACCATCGTCCAGGAGACCCGCCACTTCCACGAGGACACGGGGTCCACCACCTCGGGCCGCGTGAAGGAGGAGGCCGAGGACTACCGGTACTTCCCGGAGCCCGACCTGGTGCCGGTGGCCCCCACCCGGGCGTGGGTCGAGGAGATCCGGTCCACCCTGCCCGAGCTGCCGCTGGTGCGCCGCAACCGGCTCCGCGAGGAGTGGGGCATCTCCGGCAACGACATGCAGTCCATCCTCAACGCCGGAGCACTGGACCCGATCGTCGCCACGATCGACGCCGGAGCCGACGCGACCTCCGCCCGCAAGTGGTGGATGGGCGAGCTGGCCCGCAGCGCCAACGAGTCGGGCAAGGGGCTCGACGAGCTGGCGATCACGCCGGTCCAGGTCGCCCGCGTCGCCGAACTGGTGACGAAGGGCGACCTGAACGACAAGCTGGCCCGCCAGGTCATCCTGGGCGTCCTCGCCGGTGAGGGCACGCCGGACGAGGTCGTCGACAAGCGCGGCCTGAAGGTCGTCTCCGACGAGGGCGCGCTGACCGCCGCCGTCGACGACGCCATCGCCGGCAACCCGGGCGTCGCGGACAAGATCCGCGGCGGCAAGGTGGCCGCGGCCGGCGCCCTGGTCGGCGCGGTCATGAAGGCGACCCGGGGCCAGGCGGACGCGGCCCGCGTCAAGGAGTTGATCCTGGAGAAGCTGGGCGTGGCCGAGGGCTGA